GATGGCCGCGATGGCGTCATCGGCCACATTGATGCAGTCACTGACGCTCAAGGAGGTGATGCGTGCATTCAGGCTCGACCAGAGGCCGGCTTCAGTGAAATCATTGCACCCGGACAGTTCCAGCCTCATGACCCCTTGCATCTGTTCCAGCATCACCTGCAAAAGGGAACACACACATTcagtcatttttgttgttgctgttaactgcccttgagtcaatttcgatgcatggcaaccctgtggatgagacatctccaagattccctgtcctccgttgctctgcttagttcctgtaaatccATACCCATGAACTCCTCAATAGCGTCCTTTATACTTTATACAATTGTCCCCCGTGAGATAAACTCCAATGGAGTTTATCAGTCATACCCAATGGAGTCATTCAATCATATCCTCCAGCATTTTCAGATGGAAACAAGGACAGATGTGGCCAAATGACATAAAGCAAAAGTCATCTGTGGCGAAGAACACacaactgtagctttgtgagacattgagccttctctgtcaggttgctctggtgccacaataaactacagttcctaatattccctagcactgaaccagggcagttcaagcggtctcaaactggattatttctgcagtgtgttttggacctcagaggtAGGAAAGCCAGGAGAAAGGGGATAGTGTGTTTATTTTCATTGGAtgcagcaatgacagttaaagcagtatcaaactgcatcgaTTCTGCTGTGTGGCCTCAGTCTGCTGCCCTGGTGCTGAGCGTAGATGggcattcacactacacaattacagtgctatgattccgcTTTAACAGCCACAGCTGCATCTTACAAAATCCTGATGTTTGTGGtctagtgaggcactagagctctctggctgatcattctaaactacaaatcccaggattccaccagACGCAATgacaacagttaaagcagaatcataggaCTATAACTGTGGGGTGTGAAAGTGGCCTAAGACCATAATTTTCGCTTTGGttcaaaagaagaaaagccctaAGAAAAGAGAGGGATGGGGTTTTGAAATTACCCATCAACAGTTATAAATATTGACAAAGCACAGGTCAACTTGTCTATAGCCTTCCACTGTCTGCTGAAATGGACAATCGATCCATTTAAATTAAACTATTTTGCCTCTGCATTTTTCAGTTAAGGTATGCAGTTTTTTCTGAAAACCACCCCTCTGTCTTGGTTCTCTTCTTCTGGTGCCGCCATACCTTATTTTTGGTCAACCCATCAGGCCCTATGCTGAGTTCAAAAGAGCTGACTTTGAGTTAACCGTGAGTAGCATCACAACCTGCGCCTGCCTTGTGTTCCCTCCAGGAGAGACAAAAAGGTATAGAAACCATCTGCATGCCCTTTGCCCCTCGCGGTCTGTTCACTTCTCAGCCACCGCCGCCGCCTTTGTCAAAGGGGTCCTTCGCTTCAGCATCTGTTTCCTTGAAGCTAAATTAAATCTTTGCAAAGACTGGATCTCAACTGCTGAGATCCAGATGGAACGGCAGGAGGAAGGCTTTGTCTCCGCTTTCCTCCCAGAGAGGAGGGAAAGACAGTGGAAGGTTGTGATCCATCGCACAATGACACAGTAGTAACCCCACTGATCTCAACAGGAGGGACTTCCACCTATACATCCGGAAGGACAGGCTTTCAAACCTGTTGCAGTGTGCAAGAGTGTGCCGACAAGAAGAAAGATCATGCATTAGGGCATACTATCTAACTGCAAGCAAGATCATGGATTAGGGCATATCCTCACTGTAAGAGTGAGGTAGAGAAGAAGAAAGATCATgcattaggagtttatcacactggggctgattttggcattaaagagaggttaaagcacatttaaagcatctcgCAACTGAagcggaaatggtgagtaattgcacagATGATGACCACATGCAATTgagcactttgaactcagtttgcagcccttgaaggaaagagggaggaagagacagaaaccaggacattttaaaaacagctgaaaaagtgggacagcggAGGATTAACTGGGATGCTTCGTACCAAACTGGGACTGCTGGAAAGTCTGGAAATATAAATAAGCACATCAGTCATGactaagagagccagcatggcgtagtggtttgaatgttagactacgactctggagaccagggttcgaatcccagctcagacaCAGAAACCCGCTAGGCgcccttggacaagccacactctctcagcttcaagggaagacaatgacaaacctcctctgaacaaatcttgccaagaaaacccaatgataggttctccttaaggtagccataagccagaaacaatttgaaggtgcaTGACAACAAACAGCAACCAATCATGACCACATCAACCAAGTCAAGGATGGCTCTCAGCTCAGGTTGGAAGAGACCTACCTCAAGGCCCGCATCTGTGATGGTCGATCTTTTAAGGCTCATGGACTTCACTCCTTTCTTGGAGAGGGGATAGTTATCAATGAACTCGCAAATGTCCAAGTCCGAGACCCCAACGAGGCAGAAGCCATCAAAGCCCCGGATGGCAAAGCCCTGGAGGTTGACAAACTCCTTGTCTCCGCTGGGCAGAACGTTGTAGAGCTCTTTGGTGTGCAACACCGGCGTCAGGCCCACCCAGAACTTGGGTTGGTACAAGACCCTCCTCCACGCCTTACACACCTGGGCCAAGATGCACTTCTCGCAGGCCGAAAAGTACATGAACAAGCGGTTGAGGATCTTCTCGTCTACTACCAGTTGCCTTTCGGTGTAGGAACCGGAGAGGCCCTCCAAGGAGGAGAGGACTTCTCCGTTGGCCGGGGAGCCCTCGCTGGAGTTCAGCCCCACCAAGGCAGCGGTGGAAGGAGATGGCACGCCGGCCAGCGTGGCCAAGGTCAAGGGCGAGGCGAGGCTCGGGATGGGCAGTTCAGTGTGGTTGGCTAAGGCTGGACTGAGGATGGCAGGCACAGAAGAGGGCTGGCACAGGCGGTTTTTCATCGCAGGGGTCCCTTTGGTGATGCTGGCTGAGCCGAGTCCATTGGCCTGAGCAGGGAGTTTCACTAGCCCATTCCGGGGTAAACATGGGGGTTTGGTATCACCGTTGCTCTGGTTCGACATCTTCCAGGGTCACTCTGGAACAGAGGGGAGAAACGTATTAGGAGACAGGGACAGAGCTTGGGAAgttgcttcccccccccaaaaaaaaccagttGGTTATTCCAAGCCCCAATAGGttagcagaattcaaagatatagccatgctagtctgtggaatcagtatgtagggagatcttgtagcacctttgagaccatcGGAAAGaacaaagttggcagcatgagctttcatagactttagtctatttcctcagatgcattgaaatctatgaaagctcatgctgccaacttctttctttccgttagtctcaaaggtgctataagatctaaTACAGTTACCACTATAGTTATAACTTTAAAGTAACTATTTACTTACAGGGTTCTATTTCCAATTAtctctctatatccatggattctttatccagagattcaaccatacatggcttcAAAATGTTTAAACTCAATCAATCTGTCTGTCTGCCCATCTatctgcccgcccgcccgcccatccatccatccatccatccatccatccatcttccaTTGTTTATAATAGTTTTACTAAACTTCCGTACCACATATTTaatcaattatttatttcatttgtatgccgcctttctttCAGAAGTGACCCAAGTGGCTcaccaataaaaacaattttttaaaaaattaccaaaaaattGAAAACGGTCTAAAACCAACAtaaatttacattaaaatgtaCAAAGGTTAAAAGGCACGCATAAAAACCACCCTTTGCTTTAGCTCTTTTGTTTTAACGTATGCTGCAAACTGCTTTTGAGCCGCAGATTGGGAGACAAATGGGTGAGGAgtaaaataatcaaatcaatgGGGATATGAATCAAATCAATTGAATCAATCCCCTTTCTAACAACTCCAGGTGTGTGGGACTGCGACTCCATCATTCCCAGACAACATAGACAGTCACTTGCAATGATGGGATTGAAGTCCAACACGTCTTGAGTGTGCCAGATGGTAGGAACTGCAGTCAATCagtcatcaatcaatcaatcagtcaatcaatcaatcaaaaagtGACATAACCGCCCAGGGCTCCTCTCCACCAGATCTGAGTCCACCACTTTCCCCCATAAACTCTGctgaaggctggcatggaagccaATTTTTCTCTAGTGATATCTCTCTGGTGCATTTTTCTTATCCTGCTATTGTCATGCTAACACAACTTTCTTTAGTAACCACAGCAACCGAAAGTGGCAGTTTAATCCTGGGACTTGCACAAAAAAGGTGCAGGGGAGGGGAAGCTTGCAAAAGTATTGGGGGGTGGATTACCCTTCAGCCTTAAAAAGCTGGTCTTCTAGAAGAAAATGGGTCCTTGGTAACAAGCTTTCTCAAAGAGGGCAGAACGGTGGAGGAGAGGATGGCTCCCTTCCTGGCGCCTGTGGCGAGTTCAAATCGAGGGGGGAAAAACCAGATCCCAGATGcaacctaaaaataaaaatgctcctATAAATATTCATGCGCTTGAACTCGTAATGTATTTCCAGCAGTGCTCTGCTGCCAAGCGTGCCATGGGGAGCAAAGAGCCAATCCCCTCCGCCTCTGTTTCAGGCTACCTGAACTCACAGTTGGCATCAGCAGTGGCAGGGGCATAGTCCGGCCGTGGATGATGGGCTTCTTTCTTCTTGCATTCCTCCGCATGTCCCTACCATGACCATTGGGagagttgtgttagtctggaatatcaaggggtgtcaaaccactttatttctgcagtgtgaccgCATCCCCTGTCAAGATCTGCCCTTAGTTAAGCTTTGGTggtacactggggtttggttcctggacccccttgtggataacaaaatctgtggctgctcagatcccattaaatacaatggcatagtaaaatggtgtcccttatataaaatggaaaaatcaaggttcgctATTTGGAATTTACCATACAttctcgactataagtcgacctcatgtatacgtcgagggcaggttttggggacaaaattatgggtgttgctatgacccgtggataagttgagggtaaaaattaggagcatatagcaaaggatccaaaggatgaagcaaagcaaagaacctatacaattccagcagacataactctatgtgcttactcttaagattggatggatgagagagtagaagggggtcagtgcttcacatattatactccgGCTTTTCATggggagatggttccttcttttaaataagagttaagagacagtacttacattgacctgtggataagttgagtcagttttttggggtcaatttctgACCTAAacgtctagacttatacatgagtatacagtatactttttgggaatattttcaagctgtggatgcttgaatccgtggataaaaaaatctgtggataaggagggccaattgtattgcTCTCAGCAATGCATGCCTTCCAACTGCCCCAGTTCAGTAGGGACTGTCCTGATTCAATCTCTGCCATCCCACCTTTTGAGCGGCTTTTGAGACGTTTCCATTTCTCCTCCCCCCGTCatccccccctttgtcctcagctcacttcaactGCTAGAAaatgagctcaaagtgcaaaagcagtctgtattaaatgtgaagtcgaaggttttcatggccggggtccatagttttttgtgggtttttcaggctatgtggccatgtcctggaagggtttattcctgacgtttcgccagcatctgtggctggcaccatCAGAGAATGcattaaaaagaatgattaaagtgccatgatcctgtgaataaccaggcaagaaacagcagcaaatcttAACTATGGAGAATTCGGGATTCACAAAAGCATTGGTAATTTAACTAGTTTGTGAATGAATTTTTGCTTGGATCCCTGGCATGGTGCTTAACACAGGCCTTCAGCAGGCTTTTCTTGGGCCAAGAGAATAATGAATGAATGTAGGAGTCTGGAGGCTGGGTTGTTTTTAGTGAGAACGCAAGCAGAGAATTCACTGTGATGGATTGCACCACAGCATGGAACACATCTGCAAGGTTGGACCAGACCATGTGTGCTCTGGGTTGTAATGTCCTCCGATGCCGACTTCATTATGGAACCAAATTATTTATGAACTGACCAAGAGGTGCAGTAAAATACACTTCCAGTCCTGTACGCCTGTCCAAAGAATTCAGAGGTCATCCatcaatgaacaaacaaacaaacaagtgcaCACTTGTATCTTAAGGGCTCCTCAATCAATAAAGCTATAGCTATCTAATGCAAACTGTTTTCAGAATTTGTtcttgtcgttgtgtgcctttgagtcatggcgaccctaaggccaaagcgattctatgtatttatttacttgcggtatttataccccgctcgaTTCTAGGTAGCATCAATTTCTATAGTgcctagattaagggaagtaatagtgccactctgttctgctttggtcaggcctcatctagagtactgcgtccagttctgggcaccacagttcaaaaaggatattgactaGCCATAAAGTATCCAgcggaggacaaccaaaatggagaagggtttggaaaccatgccctacaaggagaagctgagggagctggggatgttcagcctggagaagagacagttaagagatgatatgatatccctgtttaagtatttgaaggggtgtcacattgaggacagagcaagctcgttttctgctgctccagagaacaggacctggaacaatgaatgcaaactacaggaaaagagattccacctcagcattaggaggaactccctgacagtaagagctctttgacagtggaagatgctgccttgcagggtggtggagtttccttctttggaggtctttaaacagaggatggatggccgtctgttggggatgctttgactgtgagttcctgcatggcagggagtggactgtgttctcttccaactctatgattctatgatcatctcaCGATCCATTTCCGAAGTGGGTTTTCCCTCCCAGTCTATAAATATGCCCACTAATTATTGATGGCCTCTCCGATGCCCTTCCTTCAGCCAGGCCACGAACTCCACCATACCAAAGGACGGCCCCGAGTAGCACCAGCTGGCCACATGTCACTTTGGATTCATCGTGGGCATTCAGACCCGACCTTGTCGAGAGCGCAAAGCGAGAGGCTGCCTCTCAAGAGACTTGTTGGCTCAGACATATTGAAGGGAGGCTGGGCTCTGCTGTCTGGCTTCCTTGGATGCTGCATCAGATCACGTGCCAATGCAGATGACTGACTGCGCGGAGCCAGCTGGCATGGAGAACCCCACACATGCAAGCACACGCTAAGCAGCGGGCGACGCTTCCTCTTCCCCCAAAAGCAGACACAGCAGGCCTTCCTTTCAGTCAAGACACAAGGAAGCAGCTGGCTGGGGTTGGAAAAGAAATACAGATGCTGGATCGttgctttgtcttttttcttcttcttggcagcaTGGCGGGTACTCTAGTCTCCGCTGAAAACCCGCCCAAACCCAAATTCCAGGCTGTAGTAGCCAAAACACCAGAGCCTGGTTAAAAGATGCTAAGTGATGCTACGTGAACAAAAGTGTATTATTCCCTCTTGCAGAATTGCTAGCTGAGGACTATCTGGGGCCCTGAGATTTCACAGGCAAAGTtatatcctccagcatttcatgcATGAAAACGGTGACCAAGGAACATTAgtgcatggtcaagatggcaaaaaggaATTAATGAGGGATACACAAGCTTGGAGAgggtgcagtagtttgcttttgcctcggCCTACTGGGAAAAGCAATTCCCaagccctcctctcctctctccctttctagGTGAATTGAAGAAAGCTGCTTTTTCACTTTGGACTCAggttgtagcaactgaagtagacagaggacaaaagaggaaagagaaaactggaacattttaaaagcaagaccTACCAATGGCACAGGGTGCGCAATGTCATTATTTTTGAGATAGTAAACCATAGTTTACCATTGAGCATGAGACCGTAAACCATCAATCCTAGCTGCTTGGAGTACagcattcaaataataataataacaacaagaacaacaacaacaacaccaggtctaacatatgaagaaaatcagcctgcaaagagatcttgtagcccctttgacaCTAATTGAAAGAATGAATTTGGTTGCATGATCTTCCATACACTTGAgcctgctttctcagatgcatgttatATGTAAAAAATGTATATGCACATACCTTTGTATCCAATGtattcttgccctgagattccttgtAATGTCTGGTGAAATTCTGGACTGGCTGGAAtgctaaatgcccctctctaaaatccaaatcccaggagtccaaaggatggaaccagggcagtCAGTGGAATAAAAGAGGGCCCTAGACTGGAATTAGGCAGTCATGTAAACAGAGGATGCCCAGAAACAGAGGAGAGTAAGCCCCATGGTCAGCATGCCTGAGCATCCTTCAAGTACCCCTGCAAACTGGCTTCTCAATGTGCCATCCTCCTGAGAAGCCCCAGTATGTCAGGCAAGTAATAGCCCAAGGGagctagtgcctttagggtattta
This genomic stretch from Sceloporus undulatus isolate JIND9_A2432 ecotype Alabama chromosome 8, SceUnd_v1.1, whole genome shotgun sequence harbors:
- the FBXL16 gene encoding F-box/LRR-repeat protein 16 gives rise to the protein MSNQSNGDTKPPCLPRNGLVKLPAQANGLGSASITKGTPAMKNRLCQPSSVPAILSPALANHTELPIPSLASPLTLATLAGVPSPSTAALVGLNSSEGSPANGEVLSSLEGLSGSYTERQLVVDEKILNRLFMYFSACEKCILAQVCKAWRRVLYQPKFWVGLTPVLHTKELYNVLPSGDKEFVNLQGFAIRGFDGFCLVGVSDLDICEFIDNYPLSKKGVKSMSLKRSTITDAGLEVMLEQMQGVMRLELSGCNDFTEAGLWSSLNARITSLSVSDCINVADDAIAAISQLLPNLTELNLQAYHVTDTALAYFTAKQGYTTHTLRLNSCWEITNHGVVNMVHSLPNLSVLSLSGCSKVTDDGVELVAENLRKLRSLDLSWCPRITDMALEYIACDLHKLEELVLDRCVRITDTGLSYLSTMSSLRNLYLRWCCQVQDFGLKHLLGMRSLRLLSLAGCPLLTTTGLSGLVQLQDLEELELTNCPGATPELFKYFSQHLPRCMVIE